AGTCACTGATCGATTCCCATGAACGCAACAAACGCCTAGCGGCGGTGGCCGCCGCCTACCGCGAGTCTTCTGACGAAGACTTAGAAAGCTGGCGTGAAGAAACCGAAGACTGGGCCGCTGCAGACGCCGATGGCCTAGGGCGGTGACCGATCTCAGCCCGGGAAGCGTGGTCTGGGTGCGGCTCGACCCCACTGTGGGCAGAGAACAACGCGGGACGCGGCCCGCGGTCGTCGTCGCATCCCGCGGTTATCTGGCGGCAGTGCCCGAACTTGTCATCATCGTTCCCGCTACCACTCGGGATCGCGATTGGGCGCA
The nucleotide sequence above comes from Mycobacterium malmoense. Encoded proteins:
- a CDS encoding type II toxin-antitoxin system PemK/MazF family toxin yields the protein MTDLSPGSVVWVRLDPTVGREQRGTRPAVVVASRGYLAAVPELVIIVPATTRDRDWAHHVRLTGPRLRLPRPTWAMTEQPRTISHARITDRAGSVEPECMRQIARWIDDFLHHA